In Candidatus Binatia bacterium, the following are encoded in one genomic region:
- a CDS encoding metal ABC transporter ATP-binding protein translates to MDAAIFERVSIDLDGRPVLEDISLRVSQGSFLGVIGPNGAGKTTLLRAMLGLVPVTSGSITVLGRKPGDRRDDAHAIGYVPQRTTIGRNFPATVIDVVMMGRLCCIGRMRMARRADWKRVADELDQVGIGHLAGRAIGRLSGGELRRVLLAQALCAGTRLLVLDEPTVGLDLPSELEFYALLRRLQRDRSITIVCVSHDLLALAGQASELICINRRMHVHGHPEEVVHSHALREAYSCEFDFLAGEIAHHDRLHGDHGH, encoded by the coding sequence ATGGATGCCGCAATCTTCGAGCGCGTCAGCATCGATCTCGACGGGCGTCCGGTTCTCGAGGACATCTCGCTGCGGGTGAGCCAAGGCTCTTTCCTCGGCGTCATCGGACCGAACGGAGCCGGAAAGACCACTCTGCTGCGCGCGATGCTCGGCCTGGTTCCGGTCACCTCCGGATCCATCACCGTGCTCGGTCGAAAACCGGGAGACCGTCGCGACGACGCTCATGCGATCGGCTACGTGCCCCAGCGTACGACGATCGGGCGCAATTTCCCGGCGACGGTGATCGACGTCGTGATGATGGGCCGCCTTTGCTGCATCGGCCGAATGCGCATGGCGCGCCGGGCTGACTGGAAGCGCGTCGCAGACGAGCTCGACCAGGTCGGCATCGGGCACCTTGCCGGTCGCGCCATCGGACGCCTTTCGGGCGGCGAGCTGAGGCGGGTGCTGCTGGCGCAGGCGCTGTGCGCAGGGACGAGGCTGCTCGTGCTCGACGAGCCGACCGTCGGCCTGGACCTTCCGTCCGAGCTCGAGTTCTACGCGCTGCTGCGCAGGCTGCAGCGCGACCGCTCGATCACGATCGTCTGCGTCTCCCACGATCTTCTCGCGCTGGCGGGGCAGGCGAGCGAGCTGATCTGCATCAATCGGCGCATGCACGTGCACGGCCATCCCGAGGAGGTCGTGCACAGCCACGCGCTGCGCGAAGCGTACTCGTGCGAGTTCGATTTCCTCGCCGGCGAGATCGCCCACCACGATCGCCTTCACGGCGACCACGGCCACTGA